A DNA window from Candidatus Bodocaedibacter vickermanii contains the following coding sequences:
- a CDS encoding (deoxy)nucleoside triphosphate pyrophosphohydrolase produces the protein MEFIIVIKPLIVVSAIALMNDHNQVLYAQRPKGKSMEGLWEFPGGKLEPGETAEKAIQRELMEELNLHVELTDLIPLTFASQEYDDFIMIMPLFICRQWSGTLHPNEGQAYAWVNLDDLKSHPPPQTPQLLKVIRRSV, from the coding sequence GTGGAATTCATTATCGTAATTAAACCCTTAATCGTTGTATCCGCCATTGCGCTAATGAATGATCACAACCAAGTTCTGTATGCGCAACGCCCAAAAGGCAAAAGTATGGAAGGCTTGTGGGAGTTTCCAGGCGGAAAACTGGAGCCCGGTGAAACTGCAGAAAAAGCAATTCAACGCGAATTGATGGAAGAATTAAATCTGCATGTTGAGTTGACCGATCTAATCCCCCTGACATTTGCAAGTCAAGAGTACGATGACTTTATCATGATTATGCCTTTGTTTATTTGTAGACAATGGTCAGGAACCCTTCATCCAAATGAAGGTCAAGCCTATGCCTGGGTTAATTTAGACGATTTAAAATCGCACCCCCCGCCCCAGACACCACAACTGTTGAAAGTGATCAGAAGAAGTGTTTAA
- the rnhA gene encoding ribonuclease HI: MKHIIIYTDGACKGNPGAGGWGAIISYQATEKVISGSEKHTTNNRMEMMAVIQALSTLKERCKVDLYTDSKYVKDGCESWMHNWIKNNWLTAAKQPVKNQDLWEKLYALFQQQDINLFWVKGHSGHPMNERADALATQAIKDLLKGGIHYRN; this comes from the coding sequence ATGAAACATATTATTATTTATACAGATGGTGCCTGCAAAGGCAACCCAGGCGCCGGTGGATGGGGCGCGATCATCAGTTATCAAGCCACTGAAAAGGTTATTTCTGGATCAGAAAAACACACCACCAATAACCGTATGGAAATGATGGCAGTGATTCAAGCGTTATCCACGTTAAAAGAACGTTGCAAAGTTGATCTGTACACCGACAGCAAATACGTCAAAGACGGTTGCGAATCATGGATGCACAACTGGATTAAAAACAACTGGTTAACTGCCGCAAAACAACCCGTAAAAAATCAAGACCTGTGGGAAAAGCTTTATGCATTATTTCAACAACAGGACATAAATTTATTCTGGGTTAAAGGACATTCGGGGCACCCCATGAATGAACGTGCCGATGCACTAGCAACCCAAGCCATTAAAGATCTTTTGAAGGGTGGAATTCATTATCGTAATTAA